The following coding sequences lie in one beta proteobacterium CB genomic window:
- a CDS encoding glutathione synthetase, whose amino-acid sequence MNFLFIADPLESFKISKDSTLAMMRVAQEAGHQLWFCESRNILWRDDFVVADCQPLEIKPSSTSWFELGPIEDRPLNTFNAVMMRTDPPFDIEYLNTTWLLSAAVRQGAKVFNNPTAIRDHSEKISITEFPELIPPTLVTRELSAIEVFHQEHQDIVIKPLDGMGGMGVFRVGPDGLNLASIVETLGENGARTLMVQKFLPEIAQGDKRVLLIGGKVVPFALARIPQGSEIRGNLAAGGKGVAMPLTDAEIKVAERLAPILNARGLFLVGLDLIGAYVTEINVTSPTCFVEITEQSGFDVPKFWLTALEKALA is encoded by the coding sequence ATGAACTTTCTTTTCATTGCTGATCCTCTAGAGTCTTTTAAGATTAGTAAAGACTCCACCTTAGCAATGATGCGAGTTGCGCAAGAAGCAGGGCATCAACTCTGGTTTTGCGAAAGTCGCAATATTCTTTGGCGAGATGACTTTGTGGTGGCTGATTGTCAGCCACTCGAAATTAAGCCAAGCAGTACATCATGGTTCGAATTGGGTCCCATAGAGGATCGCCCGTTAAATACTTTTAACGCAGTCATGATGCGTACTGATCCGCCATTTGATATTGAATACCTCAATACCACTTGGCTGTTGTCTGCTGCAGTTCGTCAGGGTGCGAAAGTATTTAATAACCCAACAGCTATTCGGGATCACTCCGAAAAGATTTCTATCACGGAATTTCCAGAGCTCATTCCGCCAACTTTAGTGACGCGTGAACTCAGTGCGATTGAAGTGTTTCATCAAGAGCATCAAGATATTGTGATTAAGCCCCTAGATGGTATGGGTGGCATGGGCGTATTTCGTGTTGGTCCCGATGGGTTAAACCTTGCTAGCATTGTTGAGACGCTAGGCGAGAACGGCGCGCGTACTTTGATGGTGCAGAAATTCTTGCCTGAGATAGCCCAAGGGGATAAACGAGTGCTGCTGATTGGTGGCAAGGTGGTGCCATTTGCATTGGCCCGCATTCCTCAGGGCAGTGAAATCCGCGGTAACTTAGCTGCCGGGGGCAAAGGGGTTGCCATGCCATTAACTGATGCCGAAATAAAGGTTGCAGAGCGTCTCGCCCCCATACTAAATGCCCGAGGCCTGTTCTTGGTAGGGTTAGATTTAATTGGCGCTTATGTTACCGAAATCAATGTGACGAGCCCAACGTGCTTTGTAGAGATTACCGAGCAAAGTGGATTTGATGTTCCGAAATTTTGGTTAACAGCGCTTGAAAAGGCATTGGCATAA
- a CDS encoding Glutamate--cysteine ligase translates to MVPHLITALSGPLLDLESKVLEATPTIERWFRLEWQEHTPPFYCSVDLRNAGFKLAPVDTNLFPGGFNNLSPQMLPLAVQAAMAAIEKICPEAKNLLLIPERHTRNTFYLQNIARLSSILRQAGLNVRLGTLSDEIKKPTWIDLPDGNRLLMEPLSRLGLKKQRLGLKDFDPCSILLNNDLSAGIPPILENLHEQYLLPGLHAGWHVRRKSNHFAAYDEVAKKFAKVVDIDPWMINPYFASCSNVDFHERKGEEELQAAVEKVLKKTAKKYREYGIKEKPYVVVKADAGTYGMGVMVVNDPAQLKGLNRKDRNKMSVVKEGLEVSDVLIQEGVYTFEKVNEAVAEPVVYMIDRYVIGGFYRVHTDRGPDENLNAPGMHFVPLAFEQNSMPDLGAKPGSAPPNRFYLYGVVARLALLAASLELERSDPNAEAA, encoded by the coding sequence ATGGTCCCACATCTCATCACCGCCCTTAGTGGCCCTCTTCTCGATCTCGAGTCGAAGGTATTAGAAGCAACCCCAACAATTGAGCGCTGGTTCAGGCTTGAATGGCAGGAGCATACCCCGCCGTTCTACTGTTCTGTGGATCTGCGCAATGCAGGCTTTAAGCTGGCGCCAGTTGATACCAACCTCTTTCCGGGTGGCTTTAACAATCTCTCGCCTCAAATGTTGCCTTTAGCGGTTCAGGCAGCAATGGCAGCAATTGAGAAGATCTGCCCTGAAGCAAAAAATTTACTGTTGATACCCGAGAGACATACTCGTAATACATTCTATTTACAGAATATTGCACGCCTCTCCTCGATTTTGCGTCAAGCAGGCCTTAATGTTCGCCTCGGTACTTTATCTGACGAAATTAAAAAACCAACTTGGATTGATTTGCCAGATGGCAACCGCCTCTTGATGGAGCCATTATCTCGTTTGGGTCTGAAAAAACAGCGTCTCGGACTCAAAGATTTCGATCCTTGTTCAATCTTGCTGAACAATGATTTATCCGCCGGCATTCCTCCGATCTTAGAAAATCTACACGAGCAGTACCTTTTACCGGGCTTGCATGCTGGTTGGCATGTTCGTCGCAAATCAAATCACTTTGCTGCGTACGATGAGGTTGCCAAAAAATTTGCGAAGGTGGTTGATATTGATCCGTGGATGATCAACCCCTATTTTGCTAGTTGTTCTAATGTGGACTTTCATGAGCGCAAGGGCGAAGAGGAATTGCAAGCTGCGGTTGAGAAGGTCTTAAAGAAGACTGCCAAGAAATACCGTGAGTACGGTATTAAAGAAAAGCCTTATGTCGTTGTCAAAGCAGATGCTGGGACATACGGCATGGGCGTGATGGTGGTGAACGATCCAGCTCAGCTCAAAGGCCTGAACCGCAAAGATCGCAATAAGATGAGCGTAGTCAAAGAAGGTCTTGAAGTAAGTGACGTATTGATTCAGGAAGGTGTTTATACCTTCGAGAAAGTGAACGAGGCAGTTGCTGAGCCCGTGGTGTATATGATTGATCGCTATGTAATCGGTGGCTTCTATCGCGTGCACACCGATCGTGGTCCCGATGAGAATCTCAATGCGCCAGGTATGCATTTTGTGCCATTGGCATTTGAGCAAAACTCTATGCCAGACCTGGGTGCCAAGCCAGGTAGTGCGCCGCCAAATCGTTTCTATCTGTATGGCGTCGTTGCACGTCTAGCATTGTTGGCAGCCTCCTTAGAGTTAGAGCGCTCCGATCCTAATGCTGAAGCTGCTTAA
- a CDS encoding Ammonium transporter, translating into MLTWMKRLLAGSAMALAIGATSVMVASPAFADEAKPVAAAAAAAVAAAPALVPNKADTAWLLVCTALVILMTLPGLALFYGGLTRSKNILSVLVQCMFIFSIVIVLWSLYGYSFAFSEGGAFIGGLDRLFLQGMTPDSVAATFSKGVVIPEFVFMAFQAAFATITCCLIIGAFAERAKFSAIILFVILWFTFSYLPIAHMVWFWPGPDDIKDAASLEAITARAGWLWQKGVLDFAGGTVVHINAAIAGLVGSFVIGKRLGYGKEAMKPHNLVFVMIGASLLWFGWFGFNAGSALEANGSAVLAFVNTLLATAAAVLGWSFAEWITKGKPSMLGAASGCVAGLVAITPAAGFVGPMGALVIGALAGVICLWGVSGLKKMLGSDDSLDVFGVHGVGGILGALLTGVFADPALGGTGIWDYVANAAAPDYSIASQLWIQSQGVIVTLIWSGVVSYIAFKLVDIVIGLRVKEDAEREGLDITSHGESAYES; encoded by the coding sequence ATGTTAACTTGGATGAAACGACTCCTAGCTGGAAGCGCAATGGCCTTGGCTATTGGCGCAACTAGCGTGATGGTAGCTTCACCAGCTTTTGCTGATGAAGCAAAGCCAGTAGCTGCAGCAGCAGCCGCGGCAGTTGCAGCGGCTCCTGCATTAGTTCCTAACAAGGCTGATACAGCTTGGTTATTAGTGTGTACTGCATTGGTAATCTTGATGACATTGCCTGGTTTGGCTCTGTTCTATGGCGGCTTAACACGTAGTAAGAACATTCTTTCTGTCCTCGTACAGTGCATGTTTATCTTTTCAATAGTGATTGTTTTATGGTCTCTTTATGGATATAGCTTTGCATTTAGCGAAGGCGGTGCATTCATCGGTGGCCTAGATCGCTTGTTCTTACAGGGCATGACTCCAGACTCAGTTGCAGCTACCTTTAGTAAGGGTGTTGTTATTCCTGAGTTTGTATTTATGGCCTTCCAAGCTGCATTCGCAACAATTACTTGCTGCTTGATCATTGGCGCGTTTGCTGAGCGTGCAAAGTTTTCTGCAATTATTTTGTTTGTGATTTTGTGGTTCACTTTCAGCTACTTGCCAATCGCTCACATGGTTTGGTTCTGGCCTGGTCCTGATGACATCAAAGATGCTGCATCACTCGAAGCGATTACAGCTCGTGCCGGTTGGTTATGGCAGAAGGGTGTTCTCGACTTTGCTGGCGGTACCGTTGTTCACATCAATGCTGCGATTGCAGGCTTGGTAGGTTCATTTGTGATCGGCAAACGTTTAGGTTACGGCAAAGAAGCAATGAAGCCACACAACTTAGTGTTTGTCATGATTGGTGCCTCACTGTTGTGGTTCGGTTGGTTTGGTTTCAATGCTGGTTCTGCTCTTGAAGCAAATGGCAGCGCAGTCTTAGCATTCGTAAATACATTGTTGGCAACAGCTGCTGCAGTATTGGGCTGGTCATTTGCTGAGTGGATTACTAAAGGCAAACCTTCTATGTTGGGCGCTGCATCTGGTTGCGTAGCTGGTTTGGTTGCAATTACTCCAGCTGCTGGCTTTGTTGGCCCAATGGGTGCACTCGTTATCGGTGCTCTTGCTGGAGTGATTTGCTTATGGGGTGTTTCTGGTCTCAAGAAGATGTTGGGTTCAGACGATAGCTTGGACGTATTCGGTGTGCATGGCGTTGGCGGTATCTTGGGCGCTTTGTTAACTGGTGTGTTCGCGGATCCAGCCTTAGGCGGAACAGGTATTTGGGATTACGTAGCAAATGCTGCGGCCCCTGATTACTCGATTGCTAGCCAATTGTGGATTCAGAGCCAAGGCGTGATTGTTACCCTGATTTGGTCTGGCGTAGTTTCTTATATCGCCTTCAAATTGGTAGATATCGTGATTGGTTTACGTGTCAAGGAAGATGCTGAGCGCGAAGGCTTGGATATCACCTCCCACGGTGAGTCTGCTTACGAGTCTTAA
- a CDS encoding Nitrogen regulatory protein P-II, whose translation MKLITAIIKPFKLDEVREALSEVGVSGITVTEVKGFGRQKGHTELYRGAEYVVDFLPKVKIEAAVEDGILERAIEAIEKSARTGKIGDGKIFVSPVEHVIRIRTGETGASAL comes from the coding sequence ATGAAATTAATTACCGCAATCATCAAGCCTTTCAAGCTTGACGAAGTGCGCGAAGCTCTCTCGGAAGTGGGAGTTTCGGGCATCACCGTCACTGAAGTGAAAGGCTTTGGTCGTCAAAAAGGTCACACCGAGTTGTATCGCGGTGCTGAGTATGTAGTTGATTTTTTACCTAAAGTAAAAATTGAAGCTGCTGTTGAAGATGGCATCTTGGAGCGAGCGATTGAAGCAATTGAAAAATCTGCTCGTACTGGAAAAATTGGCGATGGCAAGATTTTTGTCTCCCCAGTTGAACACGTCATTCGCATTCGTACCGGTGAAACCGGCGCGTCAGCACTTTAA
- a CDS encoding Lipoyl synthase, whose product MTTNKPDLDPTANSNSRQDLNYDASRKQKSSEKTARIPIKIVPLEQVLKKPDWIRVKAASGNSRFSEIKKILRENELVTVCEEASCPNIGECFGKGTATFMIMGDKCTRRCPFCDVGHGRPDPLDAKEPGNLARTIAALKLNYVVITSVDRDDLRDGGAMHYVDCISQSRDLSPSTRIEVLVPDFRGRLDKALDIFSEHAPQGLPDVMNHNLETVPRLYKEARPGADYAHSLKLLKDFKERFPHIPTKSGLMVGLGETDEEILEVMRDMREHNIDMLTIGQYLAPSGHHLPVRRYVHPDVFKRFEEEAYAMGFSHAAVGAMVRSSYHADQQAHSAGLV is encoded by the coding sequence ATGACCACCAATAAGCCGGATCTCGACCCTACTGCCAATAGTAATAGCCGGCAGGATCTTAATTACGATGCTTCGCGTAAGCAGAAGTCGAGTGAGAAAACTGCGCGTATTCCGATCAAGATCGTACCCCTGGAGCAGGTACTCAAAAAACCAGATTGGATTCGAGTAAAAGCTGCCTCTGGAAATTCCCGCTTCTCTGAGATTAAAAAAATTCTTCGTGAGAATGAGTTAGTAACGGTATGTGAAGAAGCAAGTTGCCCCAATATTGGTGAGTGCTTTGGTAAAGGTACCGCCACCTTCATGATCATGGGTGATAAATGTACGCGTCGTTGTCCATTTTGCGATGTTGGTCACGGCAGGCCGGATCCACTAGACGCTAAAGAGCCTGGCAATTTAGCCCGTACGATTGCTGCCCTGAAATTAAATTATGTGGTGATTACTAGTGTAGATCGTGATGATTTACGTGATGGTGGTGCCATGCACTATGTGGACTGCATTTCTCAATCAAGAGATCTCTCTCCAAGTACCCGCATTGAAGTCCTGGTTCCGGATTTTCGTGGCCGCTTAGATAAAGCTTTGGATATTTTTTCGGAGCATGCACCGCAAGGCCTACCTGACGTGATGAACCACAACCTAGAAACGGTTCCGCGCCTATATAAGGAGGCGCGACCCGGTGCCGACTACGCACACTCTTTAAAGTTGCTGAAGGATTTCAAAGAGCGTTTCCCGCATATTCCAACTAAGAGCGGTTTAATGGTTGGCTTGGGAGAAACTGATGAAGAAATTTTAGAAGTGATGCGCGATATGCGTGAACACAATATTGATATGCTGACTATTGGTCAGTATTTGGCCCCTTCAGGACATCACCTGCCAGTTCGTCGTTATGTGCACCCTGACGTCTTCAAGCGTTTTGAAGAAGAGGCTTATGCCATGGGCTTCTCACATGCCGCTGTGGGTGCAATGGTGCGCTCTAGCTACCATGCTGATCAACAAGCGCATAGTGCAGGCCTTGTCTAA
- the lipB gene encoding lipoate-protein ligase B: protein MSFLVKHLGVADYESTYQAMRDFTQQRDGDTPDEIWVLEHPPVFTLGLAGDAGNLHSPSNQIPLVQVDRGGEITYHGPGQIVVYLLLDLRRLGIFVKELVSRIEQALIDTLADFDIQAERHAGAPGIYIAQESAVSLEYRGAKIAALGLKVSKGCSYHGLALNVSTDLAAFARIHPCGYEGLRTVDMQTLGIKDNIDIISQTLLGHLQKQLIPS from the coding sequence ATGAGTTTTTTGGTAAAACATTTAGGGGTAGCTGACTACGAGTCAACCTATCAAGCGATGCGAGATTTCACGCAGCAGCGAGATGGCGATACTCCAGATGAAATTTGGGTTCTTGAGCATCCCCCGGTATTTACTTTAGGTTTGGCAGGGGATGCAGGCAATTTGCACTCCCCAAGCAATCAAATCCCCTTGGTTCAGGTGGATCGGGGTGGTGAAATTACTTATCATGGGCCCGGGCAAATCGTGGTCTACCTGTTGCTCGATCTCAGGCGTTTGGGGATTTTTGTCAAAGAGCTTGTCTCCCGAATCGAGCAGGCTTTAATTGATACCCTAGCGGATTTCGATATTCAGGCAGAAAGACATGCTGGTGCACCGGGTATTTATATTGCCCAAGAGAGCGCAGTTTCATTGGAGTATCGGGGCGCAAAGATTGCTGCTTTGGGCCTTAAAGTCTCTAAAGGGTGCTCCTATCACGGGCTTGCCCTGAATGTATCTACCGATTTGGCTGCTTTTGCCCGTATTCATCCATGCGGCTATGAGGGCTTAAGGACGGTAGATATGCAAACCCTTGGTATCAAGGACAATATAGACATTATTAGCCAAACCCTTTTAGGGCATTTGCAAAAGCAACTGATTCCATCATGA
- a CDS encoding Hydrolase of the alpha/beta superfamily, whose product MNSRTKIIHIEGVVGQIEMSIDLPDELKNNPDFLVRGLALVAHPHPLMGGTMDNKVAQTMARAFNQLGYVSVRPNFRGVGATAGVHDDGVGEMEDLLHVTDWMRTPSSWNQFEATSQQAWIQTANTLPLVVSGFSFGSFVGTHLVQRLAELGRPAERLVMVGSAAGKWVLAPVPADTILIHGEVDETIPLIDVLDWARPQELTVQVVPGADHFFHRRLHCIRNIITGAWLGMPDHRKQ is encoded by the coding sequence ATGAATAGCCGTACAAAAATCATTCATATTGAAGGTGTCGTAGGTCAAATTGAAATGTCGATTGATCTGCCTGATGAATTAAAAAATAACCCTGATTTTTTGGTAAGGGGTTTAGCTTTAGTTGCGCATCCTCATCCACTGATGGGTGGAACAATGGACAACAAAGTTGCGCAAACGATGGCGCGTGCCTTTAATCAATTAGGTTACGTCAGTGTGCGTCCCAATTTTCGTGGAGTCGGGGCTACTGCCGGCGTGCATGATGACGGTGTTGGCGAGATGGAAGATTTGCTTCATGTCACTGATTGGATGCGCACCCCCTCGAGCTGGAATCAATTCGAAGCGACTTCACAACAAGCGTGGATTCAGACTGCAAATACCTTGCCTTTAGTGGTTTCCGGTTTTTCATTTGGCAGTTTTGTTGGGACCCATCTAGTGCAGCGCTTGGCAGAGCTAGGTCGCCCAGCTGAGCGACTCGTCATGGTAGGTAGTGCAGCGGGTAAGTGGGTCTTGGCGCCCGTTCCCGCTGATACGATTTTGATTCATGGTGAGGTGGATGAAACGATTCCCTTAATCGATGTATTAGATTGGGCGCGCCCCCAAGAGCTAACAGTTCAAGTGGTGCCTGGCGCAGATCATTTTTTCCACCGACGCTTACATTGCATTCGTAACATCATCACTGGCGCTTGGTTGGGCATGCCTGATCATCGTAAGCAATAA
- a CDS encoding Putative ferredoxin 2fe-2s protein translates to MSFKHHVFFCLNQRSNGEDCCDRHNAFALFDYAKKRVKELGLSGPGKIRINKAGCLDRCADGPVAVIYPEGIWYTFVDTEDIEEIIQSHLIQGRPVDRLQLT, encoded by the coding sequence ATGAGTTTCAAACACCACGTTTTTTTCTGCCTAAACCAGCGAAGTAATGGCGAAGATTGTTGTGATCGTCATAACGCTTTTGCATTATTTGACTATGCAAAAAAACGCGTAAAAGAGTTGGGATTATCTGGCCCAGGAAAAATCCGCATTAACAAGGCAGGATGTTTAGATCGTTGCGCTGATGGCCCTGTGGCGGTGATTTACCCAGAGGGTATTTGGTATACCTTTGTGGATACTGAAGACATTGAAGAAATTATTCAGTCTCACTTAATACAAGGGCGTCCAGTCGATCGTCTGCAGTTGACTTAA
- a CDS encoding VanZ family protein, which yields MHHDDQRPRKFVWPLQAMPLARAISLSYALLIIYVSLNPFDFNFDNGIAPWAWLDAPLPRFITLFDVSVNILAYIPLGFLLVFACYPRWRNFVALGIALSFSAALAFSVESLQTWLPTRIPSQMDWWANVLGGLMGGLLAIPLGPQWLSGSVVRRRFDQWFGLNWAACALFLLFPWAQIYPQSSWLGTGVWGHAIFASVDWGTMVVNHVVQESIITAICWLGTGLLLSLGMRTKAPQWKILNGLLCFTVLIKIAFTALQFGAEFSLLWLTAGAIWGMVLGSLLLKWTLQFSESNKTWLAIACLLSATLAINLLPDNPYFILTLRHWYQGRLLHFNELMQWVSVVWLPLALLWVLRNRTTFNLKP from the coding sequence ATGCATCACGATGATCAGCGTCCTCGCAAGTTTGTTTGGCCACTCCAGGCAATGCCTTTGGCCAGAGCTATTAGCTTGAGCTATGCGCTGTTAATCATTTATGTCAGCCTAAATCCTTTTGATTTCAACTTTGATAATGGCATAGCCCCCTGGGCGTGGTTGGATGCCCCCTTGCCCCGCTTTATTACGCTCTTTGATGTCTCGGTCAATATCTTGGCTTATATCCCCTTGGGATTTTTGCTGGTCTTTGCTTGTTACCCGCGTTGGCGTAATTTTGTTGCCCTAGGCATTGCATTGAGCTTTAGTGCAGCACTGGCTTTCAGTGTGGAGTCTTTACAAACTTGGCTGCCTACCCGCATTCCGAGCCAAATGGATTGGTGGGCCAATGTCTTGGGTGGCTTGATGGGTGGTTTATTGGCAATTCCCCTGGGTCCGCAGTGGCTCTCTGGCAGTGTAGTACGCCGTCGTTTTGACCAGTGGTTTGGTTTGAATTGGGCTGCTTGCGCCTTATTTCTACTCTTTCCTTGGGCCCAGATTTACCCCCAAAGCTCTTGGTTAGGCACCGGTGTATGGGGGCATGCGATCTTCGCCTCAGTCGACTGGGGAACCATGGTCGTCAACCACGTCGTTCAGGAATCGATCATTACGGCCATTTGTTGGCTTGGTACTGGACTCTTGCTATCACTGGGTATGCGTACAAAAGCGCCCCAGTGGAAAATCTTAAATGGCCTGCTTTGTTTCACTGTTTTGATCAAGATTGCCTTTACTGCATTGCAATTTGGGGCGGAGTTTAGCTTGCTATGGCTTACTGCGGGGGCCATTTGGGGGATGGTGTTGGGAAGTCTATTGCTGAAATGGACTCTCCAATTTTCTGAATCCAATAAAACCTGGCTTGCGATTGCTTGCTTGCTGAGTGCCACTCTGGCAATTAATCTTTTACCAGATAACCCTTATTTCATTCTGACACTGCGGCACTGGTACCAAGGCCGGCTATTACACTTTAATGAACTGATGCAGTGGGTTTCAGTAGTATGGTTGCCATTAGCTTTACTTTGGGTGCTCCGAAATCGGACTACTTTTAATTTAAAACCTTGA
- a CDS encoding Biotin--acetyl-CoA-carboxylase ligase — translation MSTNCILERVATTKSTNDDLLARWRAGELIDPIARIAQEQTAGKGRAGRAWLSNPEDTLCFSLAHPFHKRPNELSGLSLVIGLAVISGIAAALGLSEDALHQQGLQLKWPNDLLLNNAKLGGILIEGGQSNPSSPTWMVIGLGLNLRNAALIEKSLEGQTPFGVAALEQLMPHQRALPDTEFVWLKLIESFEKYLAQFDQNGFGYFKNSWERWDAFNGQSVCISGAGKESITGISSGVDATGALILKQHDKLIAIHAGDVSLRVQP, via the coding sequence ATGAGTACGAATTGCATACTGGAGCGCGTTGCCACCACCAAATCAACTAATGATGATTTATTGGCCCGTTGGCGCGCCGGGGAATTAATTGATCCCATTGCCCGCATTGCCCAAGAGCAGACCGCCGGTAAAGGTAGAGCTGGAAGAGCTTGGCTTTCCAATCCCGAAGACACTCTGTGCTTTTCCTTAGCCCACCCTTTTCATAAACGTCCTAATGAACTGAGTGGGCTTAGTCTTGTTATTGGCTTAGCGGTTATTTCTGGAATTGCCGCAGCACTAGGTCTCAGCGAGGATGCATTGCATCAACAAGGCTTACAACTGAAGTGGCCCAATGATTTACTGCTTAACAATGCCAAGCTTGGCGGCATCCTCATTGAAGGGGGACAGAGTAACCCAAGCTCGCCCACCTGGATGGTGATCGGGCTGGGTCTCAACTTACGTAATGCAGCGCTGATTGAAAAAAGCCTAGAAGGACAAACCCCTTTTGGGGTTGCTGCGTTGGAGCAACTCATGCCTCACCAAAGAGCGCTTCCTGATACTGAGTTTGTTTGGCTAAAACTCATTGAGTCCTTTGAGAAATATTTGGCTCAGTTTGACCAAAATGGATTTGGCTATTTTAAGAATTCGTGGGAGCGGTGGGATGCCTTTAACGGCCAATCTGTTTGTATATCAGGCGCTGGTAAAGAATCCATCACCGGAATTTCTTCCGGGGTTGATGCAACTGGCGCGCTTATCCTCAAGCAGCATGACAAATTAATTGCCATTCATGCAGGCGATGTTTCTTTGCGAGTTCAACCATGA
- a CDS encoding Baf family transcriptional activator, translated as MSLYLVFDLGNTRLKWAAVESTQNIADRNKKLWAYSGSISTKSFQSPELRAELSDYISKTLPKPDAIGFSCVAGDAAIDNLRKLFPQWQDLEWKQFTGSSSYDGVRTLYQDPSKLGADRWAALIGARALSNTNTLVISAGTATTIDLLGGNGVHYGGWILPGLTLMQESLQQNTAQLPLAMRANNPETQASFGTTTDEAITGGCDAAQIGAILRAVYLAKAMNHPVERIWLDGGNAKILANEIKQFPELAALPIEPIEGLVLRGIWAWLLQNL; from the coding sequence ATGAGTCTGTATTTAGTATTTGATCTTGGCAACACCCGGCTTAAGTGGGCCGCTGTCGAATCTACACAAAACATTGCAGATCGCAATAAAAAACTGTGGGCGTACTCTGGATCGATTAGCACTAAATCTTTTCAATCACCAGAGCTGCGTGCTGAGCTCTCTGACTATATTTCCAAAACCTTGCCTAAGCCCGATGCGATTGGATTTTCTTGTGTGGCGGGTGATGCAGCCATTGATAATTTGCGCAAGCTCTTTCCGCAATGGCAAGATCTTGAATGGAAGCAATTTACAGGTAGCAGTTCTTACGATGGTGTTCGCACACTCTATCAAGACCCAAGCAAGCTGGGCGCAGACCGATGGGCCGCATTAATTGGCGCAAGAGCACTCTCAAATACCAACACGCTGGTGATTAGTGCTGGTACAGCCACAACTATTGACTTACTGGGTGGCAATGGCGTTCATTACGGCGGCTGGATCTTGCCAGGCCTCACACTGATGCAAGAAAGTCTCCAGCAAAATACGGCTCAACTCCCATTAGCAATGCGCGCTAACAATCCTGAAACTCAAGCAAGCTTTGGCACAACAACAGATGAAGCCATAACTGGCGGTTGTGATGCAGCACAAATTGGGGCAATACTGCGTGCAGTCTATTTAGCCAAAGCTATGAATCATCCAGTCGAACGAATTTGGCTTGATGGCGGCAATGCAAAAATTTTAGCCAATGAAATTAAACAATTTCCTGAGCTAGCAGCACTGCCTATTGAGCCTATTGAAGGCTTGGTGCTGCGCGGAATTTGGGCTTGGCTCTTACAAAATCTTTGA
- a CDS encoding RfaE bifunctional protein: protein MSPLPSFESKVCAPLELEARIAALPRPLVFTNGVFDILHRGHASYLAQARALGASLVVGVNSDASVKMLGKGDDRPINSEADRQALLAALESVDLAVLFTEQTPVNLIARIHPDIYVKGGDYEIDTLEETRLVKTWGGKAVAIPFLYERSTTTLLGKIRTN from the coding sequence ATGAGTCCTTTACCTTCATTTGAGTCCAAAGTCTGTGCCCCGTTAGAGCTCGAGGCTCGCATTGCTGCGCTTCCAAGGCCCCTGGTGTTCACGAATGGCGTCTTTGATATTTTGCATCGCGGTCACGCTAGTTACTTAGCTCAGGCACGAGCATTGGGTGCCAGTCTGGTGGTGGGGGTGAACTCGGATGCCTCAGTCAAGATGTTGGGTAAGGGTGATGACAGGCCTATTAATAGCGAGGCTGATCGCCAAGCTTTATTGGCGGCGCTGGAGAGCGTAGATTTAGCAGTGTTATTTACGGAGCAGACCCCTGTAAATTTGATTGCCAGAATTCATCCGGATATCTACGTTAAGGGCGGGGATTATGAAATCGATACCCTAGAAGAAACGCGCTTAGTGAAAACTTGGGGTGGCAAAGCGGTTGCCATTCCATTTTTATATGAGCGCTCTACAACAACGCTATTGGGCAAGATTCGTACTAACTAA
- a CDS encoding Glutathione peroxidase produces MIRNMPSYLLALLLLLPTIQFAKAAPAASASCSPLLSHTFPRLQDEAPQNLCQYQGKVILVVNTASFCGFTSQYEGLEKLYAKYKDRGLVVLGFPSNDFGQQEPGSNKDIAEFCKNTYDVKFPMFAKSSVSGSNPNPLFKMLIAKTGTTPKWNFYKYLIDRNGNVVDSYGSMTKPNSSSITGEIEKLLGEKI; encoded by the coding sequence ATGATTCGCAATATGCCGAGCTACTTACTGGCTCTACTTTTGTTGCTACCTACAATTCAATTCGCAAAAGCGGCTCCTGCAGCCTCGGCCAGTTGCAGTCCCCTGCTATCCCATACCTTTCCAAGATTGCAGGATGAGGCCCCTCAAAACCTCTGCCAATATCAAGGCAAAGTCATTCTGGTTGTTAATACAGCTAGTTTTTGCGGCTTTACCAGTCAATATGAAGGCCTTGAGAAACTGTATGCCAAATATAAAGATCGCGGCTTAGTTGTATTGGGGTTTCCATCTAATGATTTTGGTCAACAGGAGCCTGGCAGCAATAAAGATATTGCCGAATTCTGCAAAAATACCTATGACGTGAAGTTTCCGATGTTTGCAAAGAGCTCAGTGAGTGGAAGCAATCCCAATCCTCTATTTAAAATGCTCATTGCCAAGACTGGCACAACACCTAAATGGAATTTTTATAAGTACCTCATTGATCGTAACGGCAATGTTGTGGACTCATATGGCAGTATGACTAAACCAAACAGCAGCAGCATTACTGGCGAAATAGAAAAACTTCTTGGAGAGAAAATTTAG